The Macadamia integrifolia cultivar HAES 741 unplaced genomic scaffold, SCU_Mint_v3 scaffold865, whole genome shotgun sequence genome has a segment encoding these proteins:
- the LOC122070254 gene encoding protein ALP1-like: MDQRMIASKEHIEQMERDDTDAEIMMCMMLLMKARDSLYTREPIRDSKLTGPERVSEVLNGHVDKCYEQYKMERHVFLNLEALMRQRGWLEDSQYLRVDEQLAMFISIVGHNDRYRDIAEHFQCSLNTIGEHFKKVLRAFILLGQENIKPPNFSRCPKQILEKPKLYPFFKDCIGEIDGTHVSAPVPLPKQIPYRGRKGDTTWNVMCACDLDMKFNFVYAGWEGSANDCRVFNEALNNPKFEFPHPPPGKYYVVDSGYPSTTEFLTPFKGQRYHLNDYRNRRPRTAAELFNNRHSSVRNVIERSFGSLKKRFPILSKMPCFPLNTQTCIVIACCALHNFIREEEIADKNFEEFGENWWNREPEEIQDYVPPAHISISLAERRRQMDDLREKIANELAVKAGMAQITLLHFDYWI, translated from the exons ATGGATCAAAGAATGATCGCATCTAAGGAACACATTGAACAAATGGAAAGGGATGACACTGATGCAGAAATcatgatgtgtatgatgttgttgatgaaagCACGTGATTCATTATACACTAGAGAGCCCATACGAGATAGTAAATTGACAGGACCAGAGCGAGTGAGTGAGGTTCTAAACGGACATGTAGACAAATGCTATGAACAGTATAAAATGGAACgccatgtcttcctcaaccttgAAGCATTAATGCGACAACGTGGTTGGTTGGAAGATAGTCAATATTTAAGAGTGGATGAGCAGTTGGCAATGTTTATATCTATCGTTGGTCACAATGATAGGTATAGAGACATAGCAGAACACTTTCAGTGTTCTCTTAACACTATAGGTGAACACTTTAAGAAAGTGTTACGTGCTTTCATACTACTGGGACAAGAGAATATCAAACCTCCAAACTTCAGTCGTTGCCCTAAACAGATTCTTGAAAAACCAAAGCTCTATCCTTTCTTCAAG GACTGCATTGGCGAGATTGATGGCACTCATGTTAGTGCTCCTGTACCTCTACCCAAACAAATACCGtacagaggaaggaaaggagatacgacctggaatgttatgtgtgcatgtgacCTTGACATGAAATTCAATTTTGTGTATGCTGGTTGGGAGGGTtctgcaaatgattgtcgagtattcaatgaggcattgaataaccctaaatttgaatttcctcatcctccacctG GTAAATATTATGTGGTTGATTCTGGTTATCCATCTACTACTGAGTTCTTGACGCCGTTCAAAGGACAAAGATACCATCTAAATGATTATAGGAATAGACGTCCAAGGACAGCAGCAGAGCTATTTAATAATAGACACTCTTCTGTTAGGAATGTCATAGAGCgcagttttggttctttgaagaagcGCTTCCCAATTCTCAGCAAAATGCCATGTTTTCCACTGAACACCCAAACATGCATCGTCATTGCTTGTTGTGCACTTCACAACTTCATTcgggaggaagaaattgcagataagaattttgaggagtttggtgaaaattggtggaatcgggagcctgaagaaattcaagattatgtaccaccggctcacattagtataagcttagcagaaagaagaagacagatggatgatcttagggaaaagattgcaaatgagtTAGCTGTTAAAGCCGGAATGGCTCAAATTACATTATTACATTTTGATTATTGGATTTAA